One Mercenaria mercenaria strain notata unplaced genomic scaffold, MADL_Memer_1 contig_1863, whole genome shotgun sequence DNA window includes the following coding sequences:
- the LOC128551956 gene encoding E3 ubiquitin-protein ligase TRIM56-like, giving the protein MAASKEVVVKEEDLCCYICLELYDKPRTLPCLHSFCHICLVGYTKRAFERRKQTISCPVCRAVTKRVGNVEKWVENLPINFTLVSILRNKKISMSNVGNKCDQCLRDKMEASATIYCYECSEKLCEKCKEIHKKVQFLSNHRLCDIKNKQDNVAKLELLKSLTRCPEHPSDEVRYICSDHDQLCCNECAIVSHRKCNQMVSIAKEQAKTESAAEGTSDRLTELTKSLETFIEYEDQHLSSI; this is encoded by the coding sequence ATGGCGGCATCTAAGGAAGTAGTTGTAAAAGAGGAAGATTTATGTTGTTATATCTGTTTGGAATTATATGATAAACCTAGAACATTGCCGTGTTTACATTCGTTCTGTCATATTTGTTTAGTCGGGTACACTAAACGAGCCTTTGAAAGAAGAAAGCAAACCATTAGCTGTCCTGTATGTAGAGCGGTCACAAAACGCGTCGGCAATGTAGAGAAGTGGGTGGAGAATTTACCTATTAATTTTACGCTAGTTTCaattttaagaaacaagaaaataagCATGTCTAATGTAGGAAATAAATGTGACCAATGCCTTAGAGACAAAATGGAAGCATCTGCGACCATCTATTGTTACGAGTGTTCTGAAAAgttatgtgaaaaatgtaaagaaatacacaagaaagttcaatttttatcaaatcataGGCTGTGtgatattaaaaacaaacaagataatGTTGCTAAACTTGAACTTTTAAAGTCTCTCACAAGATGTCCAGAGCACCCCTCGGATGAAGTTCGATACATCTGCAGCGATCATGACCAACTTTGTTGTAATGAATGCGCAATTGTGTCACATAGAAAATGTAATCAAATGGTCTCTATAGCCAAAGAGCAGGCCAAAACAGAAAGTGCAGCCGAAGGCACAAGTGACAGATTAACAGAGCTGACCAAAAGTCTGGAAACGTTCATCGAGTACGAAGATCAACACCTGTCAAGTATTTGA